The proteins below are encoded in one region of Candidatus Cloacimonas sp.:
- a CDS encoding NAD(P)H-hydrate dehydratase, with protein sequence MAYVFTPSQMKTLDDNTINCFGIPAALLMENAGRGCADYLINNYPEETDGIIIILHGTGNNSGDGFVLARWLHNYAKSVFLLKVHNGTMTAESKHNFELCKALKIPSYDLNKNLDNLDVIENLPGVTMIIDAVFGTGFKGKLPATLKKIFESVEDTAAFKVAIDIPSGLNGANGDGEDAFRANLTLTLHSFKTGLFLQYGKYKSGKIVTIPIGIPDSYNDAFFTPAILIDNANFKLPERSFNATKNDYGRVLAIGGHLGYLGAISMTAKAALRAGAGLVYLVSREENAYFYNANPSEYLFVGIPRVGKTLTPDLKLFSDLFKKADSVIIGPGLGLDTYANYMLEFVLRTSTVPTVVDADALRLIAKDPALQQYLKKPNILLTPHFGEFCALANITLDQLYEDTSAALENYVKKTGAKVLLKSDTTIFCDEKRMFINTRGNDGLATGGSGDVLAGIIGSFCGQRMELGEAAINASYIMGRTAEELAKKRYAPSILPTDIIENLFISLNEEPMPFPLG encoded by the coding sequence ATGGCTTATGTTTTTACTCCCTCTCAAATGAAAACCCTGGATGACAATACCATCAATTGCTTCGGCATTCCAGCTGCCTTGCTGATGGAAAATGCCGGCAGGGGCTGCGCCGATTATCTTATTAATAACTATCCGGAAGAAACAGACGGAATTATCATCATTTTACACGGCACAGGAAATAACAGCGGAGATGGCTTTGTCCTTGCCCGCTGGTTGCATAACTACGCGAAAAGTGTGTTCCTCTTAAAAGTCCATAATGGCACTATGACAGCAGAAAGCAAACACAATTTTGAACTCTGCAAAGCACTTAAAATCCCTTCTTATGATTTGAATAAGAACTTAGACAACCTGGATGTAATTGAAAATTTACCAGGGGTAACGATGATTATTGATGCTGTCTTCGGAACGGGCTTTAAGGGTAAATTACCGGCTACTCTGAAAAAAATATTTGAAAGCGTTGAGGATACTGCTGCCTTCAAAGTGGCTATAGACATCCCTTCCGGCTTAAATGGAGCCAACGGAGATGGTGAAGATGCCTTCCGGGCAAATTTAACCTTAACTTTGCATTCGTTCAAAACCGGATTATTCCTGCAATATGGAAAATATAAGAGCGGAAAAATAGTAACTATCCCTATTGGCATTCCCGATAGCTATAACGATGCCTTTTTCACCCCTGCCATTTTGATAGATAATGCCAACTTCAAATTACCCGAACGCAGTTTTAATGCTACTAAAAATGATTACGGCAGGGTTTTAGCTATAGGTGGCCATTTGGGATATTTGGGGGCAATATCTATGACCGCTAAAGCTGCTTTGAGAGCAGGAGCCGGCTTAGTTTATTTGGTAAGTCGTGAAGAAAATGCCTATTTCTATAATGCTAACCCTTCGGAATATCTCTTTGTAGGAATACCCAGAGTAGGAAAAACACTAACTCCGGACTTGAAATTATTCTCCGATCTATTTAAAAAGGCAGATAGCGTTATAATAGGTCCCGGTTTGGGGCTTGATACTTATGCTAACTATATGCTGGAATTTGTCTTGCGAACTTCTACAGTGCCTACCGTTGTTGATGCTGATGCTTTACGGTTAATTGCAAAAGACCCCGCTCTGCAACAATATCTGAAAAAACCTAATATCCTGCTCACTCCTCATTTTGGAGAATTCTGTGCTCTGGCAAATATCACTCTGGATCAGCTCTATGAAGATACCTCTGCCGCTTTGGAAAATTATGTAAAAAAGACCGGGGCAAAAGTCCTGCTGAAAAGTGATACTACTATCTTTTGCGACGAAAAAAGAATGTTTATCAATACCAGAGGAAATGATGGACTTGCCACAGGCGGTAGCGGAGATGTTTTAGCCGGAATTATCGGTTCCTTTTGCGGACAAAGAATGGAACTTGGAGAGGCAGCTATCAATGCTTCTTACATTATGGGTAGAACAGCGGAAGAACTTGCCAAAAAACGCTACGCACCTTCAATCCTGCCTACGGATATAATAGAAAACCTGTTTATTTCTCTTAACGAAGAACCAATGCCTTTTCCGTTAGGTTGA
- a CDS encoding DUF1828 domain-containing protein, whose translation MNQITALVDDFYNFLRQKTTITLDAVTTWTKITTPFLGLFNDSIEIYAKKEKGKVILSDDGETIHNLELSGVSISRSAKRKEMLERILLNYGVVLSEDSELTVETDEKNFPQKKLNLLSAISEINDLYVLSKQTVESVFKEDVQAYLKELDIIYTPNFISKGSTGLEFTFDFQIAFRNTEIVIKAFNTVNKLNLPHFLFTWSDIKQMRELLSSKMVIGLAIINDTDREIKPEYLEALQNKDTEYILWSNRYSNDSINKLKAANY comes from the coding sequence ATGAATCAGATAACTGCGTTGGTAGATGATTTTTATAACTTCTTAAGACAGAAAACTACTATTACTTTGGATGCTGTTACCACCTGGACAAAAATAACTACTCCTTTTCTGGGTTTATTTAACGATTCTATAGAGATATATGCTAAAAAAGAGAAAGGGAAAGTAATTTTATCTGATGATGGAGAAACAATTCATAATCTTGAATTAAGCGGTGTTTCTATTTCTCGCTCTGCTAAGCGGAAAGAAATGTTAGAGAGAATTTTGTTAAATTATGGTGTAGTTTTATCTGAAGATTCCGAATTAACTGTAGAAACTGATGAAAAGAACTTTCCCCAGAAAAAACTGAATCTCTTATCAGCAATTTCAGAAATCAATGACCTTTATGTGCTATCCAAACAAACAGTAGAATCAGTATTTAAAGAAGATGTGCAAGCTTACTTGAAAGAACTGGATATTATTTATACCCCCAATTTTATTTCCAAGGGAAGCACAGGTCTTGAATTTACCTTTGATTTTCAAATTGCCTTTAGAAATACAGAGATTGTGATAAAAGCTTTTAATACTGTAAATAAGTTAAACTTGCCCCACTTTCTTTTTACTTGGAGCGATATTAAACAGATGCGTGAACTTCTTTCAAGTAAAATGGTTATCGGCTTGGCAATAATTAATGATACTGACCGAGAAATTAAGCCGGAATATCTGGAAGCATTGCAAAACAAAGATACTGAATATATTCTGTGGAGTAATAGATACTCCAATGATAGCATAAATAAATTAAAAGCTGCTAATTACTAA
- a CDS encoding Wzz/FepE/Etk N-terminal domain-containing protein, producing MNKNGLGLLDIILVIAKRKYLVITICCLVAIAAIIYSLLVPQYWESKATLMPIAESGGLGSLGGGIMDILGSGILQTDKFDMAVDFIYIMQSRKFQEEVVRKFNLIPYYKIDEPDTLKAMELAVKQLSESTMQIFYDQKTYLVNIIAETKNKELSRQIVQYHVDSLNKYILHSKMSKGRQKREFLEKQVNNHLQTVDSLSVLLRDFQKKNRSIDITQQTQAQLTLYSEIVSEYMQTEIEHSLAQSQYSSDSPAVIALAEKMQLLKQKIKSLENSGSDLVPEYIVQIDKIPDLAMQYAQLMLNVEIEKKIIEYLYPQFELAKLEEVKDLPTFEVYDAPQLAGIRSKPKRALTVVLSTVAAFVLSCVLALILESLQGENKEKITAINTALFHKKKVS from the coding sequence TTAGGCCTGCTGGATATTATTCTGGTAATTGCCAAACGCAAATATCTGGTAATAACTATCTGCTGTCTTGTAGCTATTGCTGCTATCATATATTCTCTGCTTGTTCCCCAATATTGGGAATCCAAAGCAACTCTTATGCCTATTGCAGAATCGGGAGGATTAGGTTCCCTGGGAGGAGGCATAATGGATATTTTAGGCAGTGGCATTCTGCAAACAGATAAATTTGATATGGCAGTGGATTTTATTTACATTATGCAAAGCCGCAAATTTCAGGAAGAGGTGGTTAGAAAGTTTAACCTGATACCCTATTATAAAATAGATGAACCCGATACCCTGAAAGCAATGGAACTTGCCGTTAAACAGCTTAGCGAATCTACTATGCAGATTTTTTACGACCAGAAGACATACCTGGTAAATATCATAGCGGAAACCAAAAACAAAGAACTCTCCCGTCAAATCGTGCAATATCATGTGGATTCTTTGAATAAATACATTCTGCACAGTAAAATGAGCAAAGGACGCCAAAAAAGGGAATTTCTGGAAAAACAGGTAAACAATCATTTGCAAACCGTTGATTCCCTTTCTGTATTATTGAGGGATTTTCAGAAGAAAAATCGCTCCATTGATATTACTCAACAAACTCAAGCCCAACTGACACTTTACAGTGAAATTGTGTCCGAATATATGCAAACCGAAATTGAACATTCCCTTGCCCAAAGTCAATACTCTTCAGATTCACCTGCAGTAATTGCTTTAGCCGAAAAAATGCAATTGCTGAAACAAAAAATAAAGAGCTTGGAAAATAGCGGTAGCGATCTGGTGCCCGAATATATCGTCCAAATAGATAAAATACCCGATTTGGCAATGCAATATGCTCAATTGATGCTGAATGTGGAAATTGAAAAAAAGATTATAGAATATCTTTACCCGCAATTTGAACTTGCCAAACTGGAAGAAGTGAAAGACCTGCCTACTTTTGAGGTTTATGATGCCCCTCAGCTGGCAGGTATCAGGTCTAAACCTAAAAGAGCTTTAACCGTTGTATTATCTACTGTGGCTGCCTTTGTTCTATCCTGCGTTCTGGCTTTAATTTTAGAAAGCTTACAGGGGGAGAACAAAGAGAAAATTACAGCCATTAACACTGCTCTATTCCATAAGAAGAAGGTCTCCTGA
- a CDS encoding O-antigen ligase family protein codes for MGINNMYFLFIACVCMLYALINKDVIVFNKVNFLPALFLLTWTSYSFLSYNWSFVKPISIVHSELIFKKTMLFIIVSIFCRDLTVKKCAPWFWFFIVIVYIAIAMWEMLTWHHLPQSLLYNKTTFVPTGPFYGPNQLAAVFNLLIPFILFLPEIKKSKLLGLISLLCYFIIMSIVIIEGARIAIITSSCMFLFAFIFLYSSRMRTLSLLLMAVLILGLIIFAKPLVTFTKDTFTEEIGSIGQESKSFTMSSIKIRTRLIPQNLEILAESGFKGVGAGNVEHYMLAGRMYKTGGISNSHNFFLELLTNYGLLFFLGFAYLYVVWLYRLWRAIKMNPANKYYYEMYFFVLLMFLPTSILPSSIIWEHHYWILFAVINEISHPDNWMPRKYEQI; via the coding sequence ATGGGCATTAACAATATGTATTTTTTGTTTATTGCCTGTGTGTGTATGCTGTATGCCCTCATCAACAAAGATGTAATTGTTTTTAATAAAGTAAATTTTCTCCCGGCACTGTTTTTACTTACTTGGACAAGCTATTCTTTTCTCAGCTACAATTGGTCTTTTGTAAAACCTATCTCCATCGTGCATTCCGAACTGATTTTCAAAAAAACGATGCTGTTTATCATTGTAAGCATCTTTTGCAGAGACCTCACTGTGAAAAAATGCGCTCCCTGGTTCTGGTTTTTTATTGTTATAGTTTATATCGCTATCGCTATGTGGGAAATGCTTACCTGGCATCATTTGCCGCAATCCCTTCTATACAATAAAACAACTTTCGTGCCTACAGGTCCTTTTTACGGACCTAATCAGTTAGCTGCCGTTTTCAATCTCTTAATTCCTTTTATTCTGTTTTTACCGGAGATTAAAAAAAGCAAATTACTGGGGCTTATTTCACTGCTCTGCTATTTTATTATTATGAGCATTGTTATCATTGAAGGTGCCAGAATTGCTATTATCACTTCTTCCTGTATGTTCCTGTTTGCCTTTATTTTTCTCTATTCTTCACGGATGCGAACTTTGAGCTTATTGCTGATGGCTGTGCTGATTCTTGGTCTAATAATCTTTGCCAAACCCCTTGTTACTTTTACAAAAGATACATTTACCGAAGAAATTGGCAGCATAGGTCAGGAATCAAAGTCCTTCACAATGAGCAGCATAAAAATTCGCACGCGGCTCATTCCCCAAAATCTGGAAATTTTAGCTGAAAGCGGCTTTAAGGGTGTGGGAGCTGGAAATGTGGAGCACTATATGCTGGCAGGAAGAATGTATAAAACAGGCGGTATCTCCAATTCCCATAATTTCTTTCTGGAACTGCTTACCAATTACGGACTTCTTTTCTTTCTGGGTTTTGCCTATCTCTATGTAGTTTGGCTTTACAGATTATGGAGGGCAATAAAAATGAACCCTGCTAATAAATATTATTACGAAATGTATTTCTTTGTCCTGTTGATGTTCCTGCCTACTTCCATTTTGCCCAGCTCTATTATTTGGGAACATCATTACTGGATACTTTTTGCCGTTATTAACGAAATTTCGCATCCCGATAACTGGATGCCGAGGAAATATGAACAAATTTGA
- a CDS encoding HAMP domain-containing sensor histidine kinase has product MKPILKNSILTGKKPKNTNLFNRLRFILIFGSLAIFIFFAVYIQFLLKQAKKEQEFIPRIFAQYIAYTDRYLREAESNAKLITEISSKYLQFTTSRDFKQDLWDYISTDFMQENPVPVIITDQNYQPLLWKNVGLPSDTLFYELSPASKKKLENLMKTMVQMPLTDDGRISGYAYYSKPISFAEFIKNVDCSIIVTDHYKQPLFWRNVGIPETVNYYEISTEEQQKLAQLTKTMDEIPLSNAADSLGYIYFSTPKSLSYIRYIVILELILALMVVFFGIYGLFLLSQTEKDTLWISLAKETAHQFGTPITSLMGWLDYLKEPAPDGCVRDIDQIVQYMTADLEHLKNIASRFGKVGSITKLEPQNLDEIISATVEYFRERMPHLGNKIDIHYIGKIDGVMVLMDKELIKWTLENLIKNCVDAMSNKGGNIIITATIKKPWIYIQIRDEGKGIPHRQWKSIFEPGVTTKTRGWGLGLSLAKRIIEEYHNGHIKVLQSTMGEGTTFEIKLPV; this is encoded by the coding sequence ATGAAGCCAATCTTGAAGAACTCGATTCTCACTGGGAAAAAACCAAAGAACACTAATCTCTTCAATCGCCTGCGGTTTATCCTTATTTTCGGCAGCTTGGCAATCTTTATCTTCTTTGCCGTTTACATTCAATTCCTGTTGAAACAAGCCAAAAAAGAACAGGAATTTATTCCGCGCATTTTTGCTCAGTATATTGCCTACACCGATAGATATTTAAGAGAAGCGGAAAGCAATGCAAAATTGATTACGGAAATAAGCTCCAAATATCTGCAATTTACTACTTCCCGGGATTTCAAACAAGACCTTTGGGATTACATCAGCACGGACTTTATGCAGGAAAACCCGGTGCCGGTTATTATTACAGACCAAAATTATCAACCCCTGCTGTGGAAAAATGTTGGCTTGCCTTCCGATACTCTCTTTTATGAACTATCTCCCGCAAGTAAGAAAAAATTGGAAAACTTAATGAAAACGATGGTGCAAATGCCTTTAACTGATGATGGCAGAATTAGCGGCTATGCCTATTACAGCAAGCCAATTTCCTTTGCCGAGTTCATTAAAAATGTGGATTGCTCAATCATCGTTACCGACCATTATAAACAACCCCTCTTCTGGAGAAATGTAGGCATCCCGGAAACGGTCAATTACTATGAAATTTCCACGGAAGAACAGCAAAAACTGGCTCAGCTGACTAAAACGATGGACGAAATTCCTCTTTCCAATGCGGCAGATAGTTTGGGCTATATCTATTTTTCCACTCCCAAATCCCTTTCCTATATACGCTACATAGTTATTCTGGAATTGATTCTGGCTTTGATGGTTGTTTTCTTTGGTATCTATGGCTTGTTCTTGCTTAGCCAAACCGAAAAAGATACTCTCTGGATAAGCTTAGCCAAAGAAACTGCCCACCAGTTTGGAACACCCATAACCTCTTTAATGGGCTGGCTGGATTATTTGAAAGAACCCGCGCCCGATGGTTGTGTGCGCGATATAGACCAAATTGTGCAATATATGACTGCTGACCTGGAACACCTGAAAAACATCGCTTCCCGTTTTGGCAAAGTAGGCAGCATCACAAAACTGGAACCCCAAAACCTGGATGAAATTATCTCTGCAACCGTAGAATACTTTCGGGAAAGAATGCCTCACCTGGGAAATAAGATTGATATTCATTACATCGGCAAAATTGATGGTGTGATGGTGCTTATGGATAAGGAACTGATTAAATGGACCCTGGAAAACCTGATTAAAAATTGCGTGGATGCAATGAGTAATAAAGGCGGAAATATCATCATCACCGCTACAATAAAGAAACCCTGGATTTATATTCAAATCCGGGACGAGGGTAAAGGTATTCCTCATCGGCAATGGAAAAGTATTTTTGAACCAGGTGTAACTACTAAAACAAGAGGTTGGGGCTTGGGGTTAAGCTTGGCAAAACGCATCATTGAAGAATACCATAACGGACATATTAAAGTGCTGCAAAGTACAATGGGTGAAGGCACTACTTTTGAAATAAAACTGCCTGTCTAA
- the mazG gene encoding nucleoside triphosphate pyrophosphohydrolase, protein MNKFEQLVAIVAALRTPEKGCPWDLKQTRESLVPNFIEELYEVVEAIEDKDYYSLKEELGDLMLHIVMQAQISNEQGLWNIDDVLDEIVSKLIRRHPHVFGELTLTDADAVKKNWERLKKAEKTERKSVLEGIPRSLPALIQAQRTQEKAASVGFDWQDIKPVLEKLDEEREELADALNSNEQSAIQEELGDMIFTLVNLARKLHIDAESALKECTRKFTRRFNTIEEHYRKNGEDINEANLEELDSHWEKTKEH, encoded by the coding sequence ATGAACAAATTTGAACAACTGGTAGCTATCGTAGCTGCCTTACGAACTCCCGAAAAGGGTTGTCCCTGGGATTTAAAACAGACCCGCGAGTCCCTGGTTCCCAATTTCATTGAAGAACTGTATGAAGTGGTGGAAGCCATTGAAGATAAGGATTACTATTCCCTGAAAGAAGAATTGGGCGACCTGATGCTGCACATTGTTATGCAGGCACAAATTTCTAATGAACAGGGTCTATGGAATATAGACGATGTTTTGGATGAAATTGTCAGCAAACTTATCCGCCGCCATCCTCATGTTTTTGGAGAATTAACTTTAACTGACGCCGATGCTGTTAAAAAGAACTGGGAACGCCTGAAAAAAGCGGAAAAAACAGAACGGAAAAGCGTTTTGGAAGGAATTCCCAGGTCCCTGCCGGCACTCATTCAAGCTCAAAGAACTCAGGAAAAAGCTGCTTCCGTTGGCTTTGACTGGCAGGATATAAAACCCGTTCTGGAAAAACTGGATGAAGAACGGGAAGAACTTGCCGATGCGCTGAATAGCAATGAACAAAGTGCCATCCAGGAAGAGCTCGGAGATATGATTTTTACCTTGGTGAACCTGGCAAGAAAGTTACATATAGATGCAGAATCCGCTTTGAAGGAATGCACCCGTAAGTTTACCCGCAGGTTTAATACAATTGAAGAACATTACCGTAAAAACGGAGAAGATATCAATGAAGCCAATCTTGAAGAACTCGATTCTCACTGGGAAAAAACCAAAGAACACTAA
- a CDS encoding SBBP repeat-containing protein, which yields MKKAILLSVLLFFSIMLFSEYQPWIWTTQAGEQNLDEGYSVAFDSYGNSYITGNFKGSIRFGNTRLISKGYQDIFVAKMDSQGNFVWIKQAGGTSGTSENSLNFGYSIAVTSSGISYITGSFLGISTFGSTTLTSTAYYDIFVAKLDSNGNWLWAKQAGGNDIDISYGIAIDSDGNSYITGNYFSSSITFGNTTLYNNRYSDIFVAKMNSSGNWLWAKQIGGDNFDSGYGIIVDSNKNIFVTGNFSSSSITFGNITLNNTQSGESDIFVAMLNSSGIWSWATQAGGTKTDVSNSIAIDSSGNSYITGIFYSGSITFGSITLNNSGNGDIFVAKLNSSGSWLWAKQTGGTGYDEANGISIDPSGNSYLTGSYENSIYFDSSLLTSSGDKDIFIAKLDSSGNWLWEKKAGGALEDTGMDIAIDTNGYCFITGYFLSTNINFGNTILNNSNNQNPDLYISMLDSSGNWQWTKQAQGSSNVTARCIVTDNNGNSYISGNFITKSLTLGSTTLTNSGQSDIFVAKMNSNGNWLWAKQAGGTSYYTCNDIVMDNSGNIYITGNFGSSITFGTTPPTILTSNGAGDIFIAKMDSNGNWLWGKSAGGAEGGFCYGLAVDSNENCYVTGCFDSNITFGSTTLTGQADEDIFIAKMDNNGNWLWAKKAGGPVDNVGYSVAVDNDGNCYACGYFMESATFGNYTVTSNTGDGSYVAKLDSNGNWLWVASANTPTPDGFAVDNNGNSYVAGSFYHSATFGTITLTSSNYWDIFVAKLDSNGNWLWVKQAGGTVRDYCSGLTIDDSGNSFISGYFSSSATFGNTTLTSRGKDDIFVARLDSNGNWIWINQAGGTSNDGGYDIAVDTNGNNYIVGNFFGNATFGNTTLTCNGYDNIYVAKLRMPYFLNNIPVVEQGISVTVSGGDADKGVINDDFPPVPNPNVTYSKYNFVLDNSISNWTITFQTTSDYGAYYQNSAWHIIYGDEEKISFSITFSGTKGTVEIPIIIAQQDNTLPVVLSSFNASVNSQYGINLLWATQSETNVNGYYLLRATIDDLSQATVISPLIQATNTSQQQVYLFTDKDIYVAGMYYYWLEIQDYNASNSYYGSRCIYFEGAHNSTPAYQLITGIRSIYPNPFNPSTTIGYELSKKAEVKIEIYNDRGQRIQTFTLGQKDKGRYKLIWEGKDKNNSNCGSGIYFIKMLVDKESYMQKVTLLK from the coding sequence ATGAAAAAGGCAATTCTACTATCAGTTTTACTGTTTTTTTCAATAATGCTTTTTAGTGAATATCAACCATGGATATGGACAACTCAAGCAGGAGAACAAAATTTAGATGAGGGTTATAGTGTAGCTTTTGATTCATACGGAAATAGCTATATAACCGGTAATTTTAAAGGTAGTATTAGATTTGGAAATACAAGATTAATTAGTAAAGGATACCAGGATATCTTTGTTGCTAAAATGGATAGCCAGGGTAATTTTGTATGGATTAAACAAGCCGGAGGAACATCAGGAACATCTGAAAATTCCCTTAATTTTGGCTATAGTATTGCTGTAACTTCATCGGGTATAAGTTATATTACCGGAAGTTTTTTAGGTATTTCCACTTTTGGTTCTACTACTCTTACGAGTACCGCATATTATGATATTTTTGTTGCCAAACTTGATAGCAATGGCAATTGGCTTTGGGCAAAACAAGCTGGAGGAAATGACATAGATATCAGCTATGGCATTGCTATTGATAGTGATGGAAATAGTTATATCACCGGGAATTATTTTAGTAGCAGTATTACTTTTGGTAATACTACTCTATATAACAATAGATATAGTGACATCTTTGTCGCTAAAATGAATAGTAGTGGTAACTGGCTTTGGGCAAAACAAATAGGTGGAGATAACTTTGATTCCGGTTATGGAATTATAGTTGATAGTAATAAAAATATTTTTGTAACTGGGAATTTCTCAAGTTCAAGCATTACCTTCGGTAATATCACATTAAATAACACCCAAAGTGGTGAAAGTGATATTTTTGTCGCTATGCTTAACAGTTCAGGGATCTGGAGTTGGGCAACTCAAGCTGGGGGAACAAAAACTGATGTAAGTAATAGCATCGCAATTGATAGCAGTGGTAATAGCTATATTACAGGAATTTTCTATAGTGGCAGCATTACTTTTGGTTCTATTACTTTAAATAATAGCGGCAATGGAGATATATTTGTTGCCAAACTAAATAGTAGCGGAAGTTGGCTTTGGGCAAAACAAACCGGAGGGACAGGTTATGATGAAGCAAATGGAATTTCTATTGATCCGAGCGGCAATAGCTATCTTACCGGTTCTTATGAAAATAGCATTTACTTTGATTCATCTCTTCTAACCAGCAGTGGAGATAAAGACATTTTTATAGCTAAACTGGATAGCAGCGGTAATTGGCTCTGGGAAAAAAAAGCCGGTGGAGCACTTGAAGATACAGGTATGGACATTGCTATTGATACTAATGGATATTGCTTTATTACCGGTTATTTTCTGAGTACAAATATTAATTTCGGGAATACTATCTTAAATAACAGCAATAACCAAAATCCTGACCTTTATATATCTATGCTTGATAGCAGCGGTAATTGGCAATGGACAAAACAAGCACAAGGGAGCAGTAATGTTACCGCGCGATGCATTGTAACTGATAATAACGGAAATAGTTATATATCGGGTAATTTTATAACCAAAAGTTTAACTTTGGGCTCTACTACCTTAACAAACAGCGGACAATCTGACATCTTTGTCGCTAAAATGAATAGTAATGGTAACTGGCTTTGGGCAAAGCAAGCCGGAGGCACAAGTTATTATACTTGTAATGATATTGTAATGGATAATAGCGGTAACATTTATATTACCGGTAATTTTGGGAGTAGTATTACTTTTGGCACTACTCCCCCCACAATCTTGACCAGTAACGGAGCTGGGGATATTTTTATAGCTAAGATGGACAGCAACGGAAACTGGCTCTGGGGAAAAAGTGCAGGAGGTGCCGAAGGTGGTTTTTGTTATGGACTTGCTGTAGATTCCAATGAGAACTGCTATGTTACAGGATGTTTTGATAGTAATATCACTTTTGGAAGCACTACTCTGACAGGACAGGCAGATGAAGATATATTTATAGCTAAGATGGACAATAACGGTAACTGGCTCTGGGCAAAGAAAGCTGGAGGACCTGTTGATAATGTCGGTTATAGCGTTGCAGTAGATAATGACGGTAACTGCTATGCTTGTGGTTATTTTATGGAAAGTGCTACATTTGGAAATTACACTGTAACAAGTAACACAGGAGATGGCAGCTATGTTGCTAAGCTGGATAGTAACGGTAACTGGCTTTGGGTAGCTTCAGCTAATACGCCTACCCCTGATGGATTTGCTGTGGATAACAATGGAAACAGCTATGTTGCAGGTAGTTTTTATCATAGCGCTACCTTCGGCACTATTACCTTGACCAGCAGTAACTATTGGGATATCTTTGTTGCCAAGCTGGATAGCAACGGTAACTGGCTTTGGGTAAAACAAGCCGGAGGCACAGTTCGTGATTATTGTAGTGGTCTTACTATTGATGATAGCGGAAACAGTTTTATTAGCGGTTATTTTTCCAGCAGTGCTACTTTTGGTAATACTACTTTAACCAGCAGAGGGAAGGACGATATCTTTGTTGCCAGGTTGGATAGTAACGGTAATTGGATTTGGATTAACCAAGCCGGAGGGACAAGTAATGATGGTGGATATGACATTGCTGTAGATACTAATGGAAATAATTATATTGTAGGAAATTTTTTCGGTAATGCAACTTTCGGTAATACCACTTTAACATGCAATGGATATGATAACATCTATGTAGCCAAATTGCGTATGCCTTATTTTCTTAATAACATTCCTGTAGTTGAACAAGGAATTTCTGTTACAGTATCAGGTGGAGATGCCGATAAAGGTGTAATAAATGATGATTTCCCTCCTGTGCCTAATCCCAATGTAACTTATTCCAAATATAACTTTGTTTTAGATAATAGTATTTCCAATTGGACTATTACTTTCCAAACAACTTCCGATTATGGAGCTTATTATCAAAATAGTGCCTGGCATATAATTTATGGTGATGAGGAGAAGATAAGTTTTTCTATAACATTTAGTGGAACTAAGGGAACAGTGGAGATTCCAATTATTATTGCTCAGCAAGATAATACTTTACCCGTTGTATTATCTTCTTTTAATGCTTCTGTCAATTCTCAGTATGGTATAAATTTGCTGTGGGCGACTCAATCGGAAACCAATGTGAACGGTTATTATTTGCTTCGTGCAACCATTGACGACCTTTCTCAAGCAACAGTTATTAGTCCTTTAATTCAAGCTACCAATACTTCTCAACAACAAGTGTATTTATTCACCGATAAAGATATTTATGTAGCTGGGATGTATTATTACTGGCTGGAAATACAAGATTATAATGCCTCTAATAGTTATTACGGCTCAAGATGTATCTATTTTGAGGGAGCACACAATAGTACCCCGGCATATCAGTTAATTACAGGAATCCGTTCTATCTATCCTAATCCTTTCAATCCTTCTACTACTATTGGTTATGAACTAAGTAAAAAAGCTGAAGTAAAAATAGAAATATACAATGACCGCGGTCAAAGAATCCAAACTTTTACCTTAGGACAAAAAGATAAGGGCAGATATAAACTTATCTGGGAAGGTAAGGATAAAAATAACAGCAATTGCGGAAGTGGAATCTATTTCATAAAAATGCTGGTAGATAAAGAGAGCTATATGCAGAAAGTAACCTTGCTAAAATGA